The Canis aureus isolate CA01 chromosome 11, VMU_Caureus_v.1.0, whole genome shotgun sequence genome has a segment encoding these proteins:
- the ACTR1B gene encoding beta-centractin isoform X1, which produces MESYDIIANQPVVIDNGSGVIKAGFAGDQIPKYCFPNYVGRPKHMRVMAGALEGDLFIGPKAEEHRGLLAIRYPMEHGVVRDWNDMERIWQYVYSKDQLQTFSEEHPVLLTEAPLNPSKNREKAAEVFFETFNVPALFISMQAVLSLYATGRTTGVVLDSGDGVTHAVPIYEGFAMPHSIMRVDIAGRDVSRYLRLLLRKEGVDFHTSAEFEVVRTIKERACYLSINPQKDEALETEKVQYTLPDGSVLDVGPARFRAPELLFQPDLVGDESEGLHEVLVFAIHKSDMDLRRTLFANIVLSGGSTLFKGFGDRLLSEVKKLAPKDVKIKISAPQERLYSTWIGGSILASLDTFKKMWVSKKEYEEDGSRAIHRKTF; this is translated from the exons ATGGAGTCCTACGACATTATCGCCAACCAGCCCGTGGTCATCGACAAC GGTTCCGGGGTGATCAAGGCTGGCTTTGCAGGAGACCAGATTCCCAAATACTGTTTCCCAAACTA TGTTGGGCGCCCTAAGCACATGCGAGTGATGGCTGGAGCCCTGGAGGGGGACCTTTTCATTGGACCAAAAGCAGAG GAGCACCGGGGGCTGCTGGCCATCCGCTACCCCATGGAGCATGGTGTGGTGCGAGACTGGAATGACATGGAGCGCATCTGGCAGTACGTCTACTCCAAGGATCAGCTGCAGACTTTCTCGGAGGAG CATCCTGTTCTCCTAACGGAGGCTCCACTCAACCCGAGTAAGAACCGGGAGAAAGCAGCAGAGGTGTTCTTTGAGACCTTCAACGTGCCAGCCCTGTTCATCTCCATGCAGGCGGTGCTCAGCCT GTATGCGACAGGACGCACGACAGGAGTGGTCTTAGACTCAGGGGACGGGGTCACTCATGCTGTGCCCATCTACGAGGGCTTTGCCATGCCACACTCCATCATGCGGGTGGACATTGCTGGCCGGGATGTCTCCCGCTATCTCCGGCTCCTGCTGCGCAAGGAAGGAGTTGACTTTCACACCTCAGCTGAGTTTGAGGTCGTGCGGACCATCAAAGAG CGAGCCTGTTACCTCTCCATCAACCCACAGAAGGATGAGGCTCTGGAGACTGAGAAGGTTCAGTACACCCTGCCAGATGGCAGCGTGCTCGAC GTGGGGCCGGCTCGGTTCCGGGCTCCTGAGCTGCTGTTCCAGCCGGACCTGGTAGGTGATGAGAGCGAGGGGCTCCACGAGGTGCTGGTCTTTGCCATCCACAAGTCTGACATGGACCTCCGCCGGACACTCTTCGCCAACATTGTGCTCTCGGGTGGCTCCACGCTCTTCAAAG GCTTCGGTGACCGATTGCTAAGTGAAGTGAAGAAGCTTGCCCCAAAGGATGTCAAAATCAAG ATCTCGGCCCCTCAGGAACGGCTGTACTCCACGTGGATTGG tgGCTCCATCCTGGCCTCGCTGGATACCTTTAAGAAGATGTGGGTATCCAAAAAGGAGTATGAAGAGGATGGCTCCCGTGCTATTCATCGTAAAACGTTCTAG
- the ACTR1B gene encoding beta-centractin isoform X2, with translation MEHGVVRDWNDMERIWQYVYSKDQLQTFSEEHPVLLTEAPLNPSKNREKAAEVFFETFNVPALFISMQAVLSLYATGRTTGVVLDSGDGVTHAVPIYEGFAMPHSIMRVDIAGRDVSRYLRLLLRKEGVDFHTSAEFEVVRTIKERACYLSINPQKDEALETEKVQYTLPDGSVLDVGPARFRAPELLFQPDLVGDESEGLHEVLVFAIHKSDMDLRRTLFANIVLSGGSTLFKGFGDRLLSEVKKLAPKDVKIKISAPQERLYSTWIGGSILASLDTFKKMWVSKKEYEEDGSRAIHRKTF, from the exons ATGGAGCATGGTGTGGTGCGAGACTGGAATGACATGGAGCGCATCTGGCAGTACGTCTACTCCAAGGATCAGCTGCAGACTTTCTCGGAGGAG CATCCTGTTCTCCTAACGGAGGCTCCACTCAACCCGAGTAAGAACCGGGAGAAAGCAGCAGAGGTGTTCTTTGAGACCTTCAACGTGCCAGCCCTGTTCATCTCCATGCAGGCGGTGCTCAGCCT GTATGCGACAGGACGCACGACAGGAGTGGTCTTAGACTCAGGGGACGGGGTCACTCATGCTGTGCCCATCTACGAGGGCTTTGCCATGCCACACTCCATCATGCGGGTGGACATTGCTGGCCGGGATGTCTCCCGCTATCTCCGGCTCCTGCTGCGCAAGGAAGGAGTTGACTTTCACACCTCAGCTGAGTTTGAGGTCGTGCGGACCATCAAAGAG CGAGCCTGTTACCTCTCCATCAACCCACAGAAGGATGAGGCTCTGGAGACTGAGAAGGTTCAGTACACCCTGCCAGATGGCAGCGTGCTCGAC GTGGGGCCGGCTCGGTTCCGGGCTCCTGAGCTGCTGTTCCAGCCGGACCTGGTAGGTGATGAGAGCGAGGGGCTCCACGAGGTGCTGGTCTTTGCCATCCACAAGTCTGACATGGACCTCCGCCGGACACTCTTCGCCAACATTGTGCTCTCGGGTGGCTCCACGCTCTTCAAAG GCTTCGGTGACCGATTGCTAAGTGAAGTGAAGAAGCTTGCCCCAAAGGATGTCAAAATCAAG ATCTCGGCCCCTCAGGAACGGCTGTACTCCACGTGGATTGG tgGCTCCATCCTGGCCTCGCTGGATACCTTTAAGAAGATGTGGGTATCCAAAAAGGAGTATGAAGAGGATGGCTCCCGTGCTATTCATCGTAAAACGTTCTAG